GTAAAACCGGCAACGCCAAGAACAGCAACAATCAGTGCCGCTATTAATTTTTTATTTTTCATTGTCTACCCTTTCACACTTCAATAAACGTATTGTATTTTTAACAATTATTTATCTAATTCTTTAGTACGCGTCATACAAGCCTGTACCGCCGCCATGAGTGCATGGCGGAACCCTTCGCGCTCCAAAGCATCAACAGCCGCAATGGTCGTTCCGTTCGGTGAACAGACCTGATCCTTTAATTGCGCCGGATGCATATTAGTAGCATTCACCATTGCTGCCGATCCGGAAATAGCTTGGCTAATAATCTCATAGCTGGCTGCGCGCCCTAACCCATATTGTACCGCAGCATCTGCTAAGGCTTCGGTCATAATATAGACATATGCTGGTAAGGAACCGGCAACCGCACCAAAAATATTAAATTCAGCCTCAGTTATATCAACAACCGTTCCGCAACTGGCAAACATTGTCCGCGCTGCATCATGCTCAGCATCGGTTACTGCCTCACTAAACGATACACCCGTTACACCCTGGCCAATTAACGCTGGTGTATTAGGCATTGCTCTTACAATCTTCATTGGCTCTGCAAAATAACTTTGCGTCCGGGCAATATCAAAACCGATAGCAATCGTTACAATGATTTGCTCTTTACGAATTGAACTGCTGATTTCTTTTAATAAACCATCATATTGTTGTGGCTTGATAGCAAGCACAACAATATCAACCTTCTCGATAACCTCAGCCGCCGAACTTAGCGCAATCAGGCCATCATTCGCTGCCGCTCGCTCCAGGCTTGGAGCATAAATATCAAAACCAAAAAGCTGCCATTCAGCATGTTCAATTCGCATGCCATGAATAAGTGCCTGCGCCATATTACCGACGCCAATAAAACCAATCTTCATTGCAATCCCTCGTTTCATACTTTCATTAAAGTTAGTTTCTGAATAGAATCGATAAAACTGTTTGAAAGCGTTTGACATTCTAAGGAAAATCGGCAGGTTCACGCGAAGCGTATTTGAATACGTGACACCCCAAGAGTACTTGCTTATAGCTGGTTATAGAGCCAGCCATTGCAGCGCAGTGAGGCTGTCGATTTTTTCCACAGGACTAACTTCGTGTCGCACGAATGCGAGCGCTTCTCAACAGTTTTAAAATTCAGCATTACCCGGAGTTCTAGGAAACGGCAACACATCACGAATGTTTTCAACACCGGTCACATACATAATTAAGCGTTCAAAACCAATTCCATACCCTGAATGAACAACCGTTCCGTAACGGCGCAAATCAACATACCACCAAAGCTCCTCTTCGGGAATGTTCATCTCCTGCATCCGTTTTTCCAGCAAGTCCAAGCGCTCTTCACGCTGGCTGCCGCCAATTAATTCACCAATACCGGGAACCAGCATGTCCATAGCTGCTACTGTCTTACCATCCTCATTTTGGCGCATATAGAATGCCTTCACATCTTTAGGATAGTCGCGCACAAATACTGGACTATGAAAAACTTCATCAGTCAAATAACGCTCATGCTCAGTTGCTAACTCCTCACCCCAAGTGATCGGGAAAGCAAACCGGTCATTGACTTGAGTCAAAATTTCAACTGCCTCGTTGTAAGTTATCCGTTTAAAATCGCTGCTAACCAGCGCTTCCAAACGCTCCAGCAAAGTCTTATCAACAAACTGGTTCAAGAAAGCAACCTCTTCCGGCGCCCGCTCAAGAATCTTCTGCACCACATACTTGGTCATACTTTCGGCAACATCCATATTGACTTCCAAATCAGCAAAAGCCATCTCCGGCTCAATCATCCAAAACTCAGCCGCATGGCGGGTAGTATTTGAATTTTCTGCCCGGAACGTTGGCCCGAACGTATACACGTTCTTAAACGCCGTTGCAAAGGCTTCGCCTTCAAGCTGGCCGGTAACCGTCAAGCCGGTTTTCGCGCCAAAGAAATCTTGACTCATGTCAACATTTCCGGCTTCATCACGAGGAATGTTATCAAAATCAAATGTTGTTACCTTGAACATTTCCCCGGCACCCTCACCATCCGATGTAGTAATCAGTGGTGAATGCACATAAACGAAATCCTGATCTTGGAAGAAGGTATGAATTGCATGTGCGGCAATTGAGCGAATACGGAATACCGCTTGAAATAAGTTTGTCCGCGGCCGCAAATGAGCAATCGTACGCAAAAACTCAACTGAATGGCGTTTAGGCTGCAATGGATACTCGGGTGTTGACTCACCTAAAACGGTAATTGTCTCTGCTTGCAACTCAAATGCTTGTTTCGCATTTGGCGTCGCCACAATTTTACCAATGACCATAATTGATGTACTGACATTCAACTTTTTCACTTCATCAAAATTGACTAAGCTATCACTATAAACAACTTGTAAACTTTCAAAAAATGTACCATCATGAAACTGAATAAAACCGAACTGCTTCTGATCGCGATTAGTGCGGATCCATCCTTCTAGCTTCACCTGCTGATCAATAAATGTATCAGGCGTTTTAAATATTGTGCGCATATCTACTGTTTTCATACTGCACGACCTCCTTTATAAAATAAAAAAAGACCATTTCGTCTAGGGACGAAATGGTCGTGGTACCACCCTAATTTCAAAACAGATGACCGTTACCCGGCGACTGTTTTGCTTGCTTCATACGATAACGTGTATGACCCGATTCTTTCTACTCATCTCACGACTTTCTCAAGAATGACTCCAAGCTGTTTTTCATCTTAGTGATTGCA
Above is a genomic segment from Culicoidibacter larvae containing:
- the proC gene encoding pyrroline-5-carboxylate reductase — its product is MKIGFIGVGNMAQALIHGMRIEHAEWQLFGFDIYAPSLERAAANDGLIALSSAAEVIEKVDIVVLAIKPQQYDGLLKEISSSIRKEQIIVTIAIGFDIARTQSYFAEPMKIVRAMPNTPALIGQGVTGVSFSEAVTDAEHDAARTMFASCGTVVDITEAEFNIFGAVAGSLPAYVYIMTEALADAAVQYGLGRAASYEIISQAISGSAAMVNATNMHPAQLKDQVCSPNGTTIAAVDALEREGFRHALMAAVQACMTRTKELDK
- the asnS gene encoding asparagine--tRNA ligase — its product is MKTVDMRTIFKTPDTFIDQQVKLEGWIRTNRDQKQFGFIQFHDGTFFESLQVVYSDSLVNFDEVKKLNVSTSIMVIGKIVATPNAKQAFELQAETITVLGESTPEYPLQPKRHSVEFLRTIAHLRPRTNLFQAVFRIRSIAAHAIHTFFQDQDFVYVHSPLITTSDGEGAGEMFKVTTFDFDNIPRDEAGNVDMSQDFFGAKTGLTVTGQLEGEAFATAFKNVYTFGPTFRAENSNTTRHAAEFWMIEPEMAFADLEVNMDVAESMTKYVVQKILERAPEEVAFLNQFVDKTLLERLEALVSSDFKRITYNEAVEILTQVNDRFAFPITWGEELATEHERYLTDEVFHSPVFVRDYPKDVKAFYMRQNEDGKTVAAMDMLVPGIGELIGGSQREERLDLLEKRMQEMNIPEEELWWYVDLRRYGTVVHSGYGIGFERLIMYVTGVENIRDVLPFPRTPGNAEF